CGAGAAACTTACGGAGCGTCCCCTGCGACACGTTGTAGCGTGCGGAGAGTTCCTTAGAAAGCGGAAGCGGCTGCGAGGGTTTCAGGTAGCCTTGCGCAAAGTCGCGCTCGAAAGCCTTGGCGAGCTTTTCGGAGACTGTCTCGTGAACGTAGGGAACCTTGGTCCGCAGGGGAGACGTACCCCAGAAACAGCCCTTTCCCTGGATTTTGCAAATTTTTCCGGCGGATTCAAGATCGGCGAGCGCCGCCTGCACCGTGCCCGACGAAGCACCGAAGCTCTTGATCATAGTACGCACCGACGGGAGTCGGTCGCCCTCGGCGAGGTTCATGTCGAGCAAAGCCTTGATAATCCGCTGTTTCATGAGGATTAATATAATAAATGTCGCTAGAACGGGAGATCCCCGCCTGCGCGGGGATGACGAAACAGGGAATGCTGCGCTGGATCCCCTCCCTTCGGTCGAGGATGACAAAAAAGACCTGCGCAGGGGAGGTTCCTGCGCAGGCCGGGGTTGTTTGGGGTTGGATGAATTTCTAGAAGTTAAAGTCTACCTGGTAATTGGCCTTGTTGTTCGGGTTCACGTGAACGCCCTTGGCATTGACTGTGCCACGGATTTCCTTGTTCTGGAGCTTTGCGCGGTTCGTGAGAATACCCTGGGTATCGCTGCTAGAGCTCGACTGAATGTTTTGTTCGCTTTCGCTGCTAGAAGACTGCTGCTGTGTGCCGTTGGTGAATTCGGCGTCGCCAGCGGCATCCTGAGGAACCTGACCGTTGAAGCTTTCTTCTCCCTTCTTTGTAAGGGCGAGGATAACCATGCCATCTTTCGGGTAAATGTTTTTCGAGCTAATGTAGACGCGGTTCTTGTCAAATGTCCAGTTGCCCTTGAGCCAACGGGCGGTGTTGAAATCGTCAAAGTTGTCAGCCCATTCGAGCGTGAAATCGCTGCCGTTAGGACCTTTGCCCGGAGTGTAGTTATAAACTTTAACCCAGTTGATGAACTGGTATACCGGCAAAATGGCGTCGTTCCACGGACCGACCCAGCCTGCATCTTCATGAGACCAGAGATTGAATCGCAGTCCCTGTTCTTTTTTCTTTAAGTCTTCGACCTGGTTCTTGTCATTTTGGCCATTTACGGTCCTGCGGACTTCTCGG
Above is a window of uncultured Fibrobacter sp. DNA encoding:
- a CDS encoding GntR family transcriptional regulator; the protein is MKQRIIKALLDMNLAEGDRLPSVRTMIKSFGASSGTVQAALADLESAGKICKIQGKGCFWGTSPLRTKVPYVHETVSEKLAKAFERDFAQGYLKPSQPLPLSKELSARYNVSQGTLRKFL
- a CDS encoding glycoside hydrolase family 16 protein; amino-acid sequence: MHLKTTLSVLAIAAVATMAQTIDDRDYTGAELYTRQTWMYGKFEARMKMAAGSGTVSSMFLYHNDSYLGAPEPWVEVDIEILGKDPGKFQSNIITGYGPGENTKIQSADPSHVISPASNESFHTYAMEWTPNYVSWSIDGREVRRTVNGQNDKNQVEDLKKKEQGLRFNLWSHEDAGWVGPWNDAILPVYQFINWVKVYNYTPGKGPNGSDFTLEWADNFDDFNTARWLKGNWTFDKNRVYISSKNIYPKDGMVILALTKKGEESFNGQVPQDAAGDAEFTNGTQQQSSSSESEQNIQSSSSSDTQGILTNRAKLQNKEIRGTVNAKGVHVNPNNKANYQVDFNF